ACCGCGCAATCGGTTTCCACAATCCGGAGATGCCTGTCCCGCCGGCAGTCGGAAAAACCCGCAATCCTCCGGCCCCTGTCGCCTCGCTGTCCGGTCCGCCATTTTGAAGTTTGATATCTGCATTCTGCAGCTTGAACTGGCGGGCGCAGCCCCACTGTCCCCAGTTCTCCACGATGTGAGATGGAACGATGGACGATTCTTCGTTCCGCTGATTCCGCCTATCGGCAATCGACATCGGCTTTCGCCTTGCGGCTCACGGTATCCGCGTTGGTTCGGCGAATTCGATCATCGTTCCCAGACGGACCAACTACGTACGCACCGTTCGACACGGGCCAAGAACGATGCACGACCTTCGCCGTGTCAATAATCACTTGCTGTCCCCGGAATCCGCCGCTGGTGCTATTGGTCTGCTTCTGAAGCTAGGCCGCCCGCCACTGACACACCCAGGATATGGCAGAATTCAGCTCGCCAGCCATTCGGCCAGGCGGCGCTTGATGCGGCGAAGCCTTTCTGGCGCGACTCGGCCGATGGCTCCGATGAACGTACCTTCTTCCGCGACCGCCAGTCTGCCGACGCGGACCAGACTTGCTGCTTTGAGACCACTCACCAGGTAGTCGGCATCGTCCTCTCGGACTACGTCGTCAAACCCGGCTACTTCGAGGTGAAGCTGCGAGGAGACCATGCTGACAAGCCAGTCACCAAATCGTCCGGGCAGTTTCCCGAGGACCACGGCCGGACGAAGCTTTCCGGCTTCGAAATCGGTATGGGGAAACCGGAACAGCACTATCTGGCCGGGTTGCATCGAGAAAACGTCTCCTTCAAGTCGGACAGCGAGTAGGTCGGGCCTTCCTCGTTTTCCATACCCCGCATGGCGCAGATCAGCGAGAGGGCGGTCCAGTCTCCGTCCCGCACGGCGGACGTTTCTCCACCCCTAGTTGCCAGGAACTCCGCGAAATCCCGCACCTCAGCCTGGAGCCTGTCAGGTAGTTCCTGCATCAGCTTGACTGTCTCTTCAAGTGTGCTCATATGTACGCCTTCTTACGACAAGCAATATAGCCCGGCGACATGGTGAAGTCAAGCAACCGGCCGAGCCCCGGTTCCGACATTGGACGGCATGCTGGTGCACGTACGCTTGGGCGGAAAGGACCCTGGCTCTCACCCGTTGGGTGCTGTCATTCCGCTCGTTCCGACGGTGGCGCAGCCACACGAGGGCGTCCGCGCCCGAGTCGAGGAATCTCGCCTGAGAGACCCTCGGCTCACTCCGTTCGCTCGGGTTGACACGTGGCAAGAATGTCGGTTCTGGGGCCGAGAGGGCGGACGAAGTCAGAGGCTAGCCATCAGATGTAAGTGACCCGCATCTTCGTATCTTCATGGCTGACCGCTCCGCGCTATTCGACAGGGGCTTCTGAAGCCAACTGCATCCTCGTTGGTTCGGC
This DNA window, taken from candidate division WOR-3 bacterium, encodes the following:
- a CDS encoding DUF2281 domain-containing protein, encoding MSTLEETVKLMQELPDRLQAEVRDFAEFLATRGGETSAVRDGDWTALSLICAMRGMENEEGPTYSLSDLKETFSRCNPAR
- a CDS encoding type II toxin-antitoxin system PemK/MazF family toxin — its product is MQPGQIVLFRFPHTDFEAGKLRPAVVLGKLPGRFGDWLVSMVSSQLHLEVAGFDDVVREDDADYLVSGLKAASLVRVGRLAVAEEGTFIGAIGRVAPERLRRIKRRLAEWLAS